In one Lolium rigidum isolate FL_2022 chromosome 3, APGP_CSIRO_Lrig_0.1, whole genome shotgun sequence genomic region, the following are encoded:
- the LOC124696689 gene encoding BTB/POZ and MATH domain-containing protein 1-like: MMMGGKCWRWTGGVIGMILLFQAVVMVFPQLQHTLWIVNPFLVSVKLTDQPTHCTISVAAVSEKRSHVVKIHGCSVLPEKGACAKSAPFSVGGLSWAIKYYPLGNFMPGFVSIYLVLDSSHVKELSVKIRFSLLDRDGKPVPSHSRKTTTEHIFAGKGSSQEIYLKSISHEDLEGSVHPRDDCFSIKCDIAVLKDANEGNKFVMVPPSDLHQQLGNLLKSMDGADVTFIVGGERFSAHRSVLAARSSVFKAELFGDMKENSCDPIEINDMEADVFKSLLHFVYSDSLPELTHEGTHDGGATRGDVVTASHLLVAADLYNIERLKLICEEKLCNHIDSNMVATTLALAEQHSCNGLKEACFEFLALPSNLEAMVASDGFEHLKSSCPSVLKDLVVRVLPAELKAVKDIIMAI; this comes from the exons ATGATGATGGGAGGGAAGTGCTGGAGATGGACTGGAGGGGTCATCGGTATGATCCTCCTGTTCCAGGCGGTGGTGATGGTTTTCCCGCAGCTTCAGCACACCCTTTggatcg TTAACCCCTTTCTTGTTTCAGTTAAACTGACAGATCAACCAACACACTGCACCATCTCCGTTGCCGCTGTATCCGAGAAAAGGTCGCATGTGGTCAAGATCCATGGGTGCTCGGTGCTACCGGAGAAAGGCGCGTGCGCGAAATCTGCTCCGTTCAGCGTTGGAGGTCTTAGCTGGGCCATCAAGTACTACCCGCTCGGTAACTTCATGCCTGGCTTcgtttcaatctatcttgttCTTGATTCTTCTCATGTCAAGGAGCTAAGTGTGAAAATCAGGTTTAGTCTGCTTGACAGGGATGGGAAACCTGTGCCGTCGCACAGCCGTAAGACCACCACCGAGCATATCTTCGCGGGCAAAGGATCATCTCAGGAAATTTATCTTAAATCTataagccatgaagatttggaggGATCAGTGCATCCAAGAGATGACTGTTTCAGCATCAAATGTGATATCGCTGTCTTGAAGGATGCCAACGAAGGTAATAAGTTTGTCATGGTACCTCCAAGTGACTTGCATCAGCAGCTGGGTAACCTTCTGAAGAGCATGGATGGAGCGGACGTGACCTTTATAGTCGGCGGGGAGAGATTCTCGGCTCACCGCTCCGTGCTCGCTGCTCGGTCATCTGTCTTCAAGGCGGAGCTATTTGGTGACATGAAGGAGAATTCATGTGACCCTATTGAAATCAATGATATGGAAGCTGACGTGTTCAAGTCCTTGCTCCATTTCGTTTACAGCGACTCTCTGCCTGAGCTGACTCATGAAGGAACCCATGACGGAGGAGCAACAAGAGGAGATGTGGTGACAGCTAGTCATCTGCTCGTAGCGGCTGACTTGTACAACATTGAAAGGCTGAAGCTGATATGCGAGGAGAAGTTGTGCAACCACATTGACTCCAACATGGTGGCAACCACTTTGGCTTTAGCTGAGCAACACAGTTGCAATGGACTCAAGGAAGCTTGTTTTGAGTTCCTTGCTTTGCCTTCCAACTTGGAGGCGATGGTGGCAAGTGATGGTTTTGAGCATTTGAAGAGCAGTTGCCCATCTGTCCTCAAGGACCTGGTTGTTAGAGTGCTGCCTGCCGAACTGAAAGCAGTGAAGGATATTATCATGGCAATCTAG